The Arachis hypogaea cultivar Tifrunner chromosome 19, arahy.Tifrunner.gnm2.J5K5, whole genome shotgun sequence genome has a window encoding:
- the LOC112775077 gene encoding root phototropism protein 3-like, with protein sequence MKNTCELQGAMSSGKSNRCVVLPADVPLLADSLEPTRNHAWIPKASSPADLIIQVDHSSFHLHKLAMISRSEYLNRLVFQGGCNIEISGDRLIIQLENIPGGRKAFELVVKFCYGWKIDITAENVAPLYCAAHFLEMSEELEEGNLISKTEAFLSFLILSSWKDTFRILKSCESILSWAKDLQIVKHCSEAIAWKACSKSPSATTYDEDYSKFDNSWWFEDVSKLRIDHFVEVIQCLKRGGTKSDLVGSCIQHWTMKWFSQFTLTGLDKVTPKHVSIQLHRVSTECLIRLLPTEVNSVSCNFLLHLLKAGVMLKIDLELLCVLERRIALMLDQCSVSDLLVKNQGDKGSLNDVDVVVRVLQCYVCHISKNSKEKMHAIGRLVDGYLIQVARDKNLRVESIKSLVEALPQDARLCDDLLYRAIDMYLKAHPELREDEREEVCKVLGYHRLSQEARVHVAKNNRLPVKLTTQFMLLEQVNMATRSVTSDEPNYRRTHTHTVIRVSTDFERRNINANEMKLMKRDVEVMKSQLLELNTCRIKLQKQLRKRCIW encoded by the exons ATGAAGAACACGTGTGAATTGCAAGGGGCAATGTCCAGTGGGAAGAGTAACCGATGTGTTGTTTTACCAGCTGATGTTCCTTTGCTTGCTGATTCCCTAGAACCAACCAGAAACCATGCCTG GATTCCCAAGGCAAGTTCCCCTGCTGATTTGATCATACAAGTTGATCACTCCAGCTTTCATTTGCATAAG CTTGCTATGATCTCAAGAAGTGAATATTTGAATAGGCTTGTCTTTCAAGGGGGATGTAACATTGAAATTTCCGGTGACAGACTCATAATCCAATTAGAGAACATTCCAGGTGGCAGAAAAGCATTCGAATTAGTAGTGAAGTTCTGTTATGGTTGGAAGATTGATATAACTGCAGAAAACGTTGCCCCATTATACTGTGCTGCACATTTCTTGGAAATGAGTGAAGAACTTGAAGAAGGAAACCTCATTTCCAAGACAGAAGCTTTTCTCAGCTTCCTAATACTCTCTTCATGGAAGGACACATTCCGAATACTCAAAAGCTGTGAATCCATTTTGTCTTGGGCCAAGGATTTGCAAATAGTGAAGCATTGCTCGGAAGCAATAGCTTGGAAGGCATGCTCAAAAAGTCCAAGTGCAACAACATATGATGAGGACTACTCAAAATTTGATAATTCTTGGTGGTTCGAAGATGTATCGAAGCTGCGAATCGATCATTTCGTGGAAGTGATTCAGTGTCTCAAAAGGGGTGGAACAAAATCTGATCTTGTTGGTTCTTGCATACAACATTGGACAATGAAATGGTTTTCCCAATTCACACTTACTGGACTTGACAAAGTGACACCTAAACACGTATCAATCCAGTTACATAGAGTTTCGACCGAATGCTTGATTAGGTTACTTCCCACTGAAGTAAACTCAGTTTCTTGCAATTTCTTGCTTCACCTACTAAAAGCAGGGGTAATGCTGAAAATCGATCTGGAGTTGTTGTGTGTGCTTGAAAGAAGGATAGCTTTAATGTTGGATCAATGCAGTGTCTCTGATCTGTTGGTTAAGAACCAAGGAGATAAGGGTTCTTTGAACGATGTAGATGTTGTTGTGAGAGTGTTACAGTGTTATGTTTGCCACATTTCAAAGAATTCTAAGGAAAAAATGCATGCCATTGGAAGGTTGGTGGATGGGTATCTCATACAGGTTGCAAGGGATAAGAATCTTAGAGTGGAGAGTATCAAATCACTTGTTGAAGCTTTGCCACAAGATGCTAGATTATGTGATGATCTTCTCTATAGAGCTATCGACATGTACCTTAAG GCACATCCAGAATTGAGAGAAGACGAGAGAGAAGAGGTGTGTAAAGTTTTGGGATACCATAGATTGTCACAAGAAGCGCGTGTGCATGTGGCGAAGAATAATAGGTTGCCGGTGAAATTGACAACGCAATTCATGCTTCTTGAACAAGTGAACATGGCAACAAGGTCAGTGACCAGTGATGAACCAAATTACAGGAGGACACATACTCATACAGTTATAAGAGTAAGCACAGATTTCGAGAGAAGAAATATAAATGCCAATgagatgaaattgatgaagagaGATGTTGAAGTTATGAAGTCTCAACTCTTGGAACTAAATACATGCAGAATAAAGCTCCAAAAGCAATTAAGGAAGAGATGCATTTGGTGA